The Cumulibacter manganitolerans region CCGCGCCCCAGGACGCCACCGACGAGCACGGCACCGTCCGGACGGCCACGATCGCGACGTACGGCGACACCCGCCACACGCTGGTGGACCGGTCGCGGTACGGCGGGCCGTACCTGCCCGGCTATGTCGCGCGGACGTCGACCGTGCGCCGCGCCGAGGGTGCCCCGAAGCGGCTCTTCCAGGCTCTCGACCACGTCGTCGGCAACGTCGAGCTGGGGCGGATGGACAGCTGGGTGCACTTCTACAACTCGATCATGGGCTTCACGAACATGGCCGAGTTCATCGGCGACGACATCGCCACCGAGTACTCGGCGCTGATGAGCAAGGTGGTCGCCAACGGCAACCACCGGGTCAAGTTCCCGCTCAACGAGCCCGCTCCCGGCAAGCGCAAGAGCCAGATCGACGAGTACCTGGAGTTTTATCAGGGCGCCGGCACGCAGCACCTCGCGCTGGCCACCAACGACATCCTCGCGACGGTCGATGCATTGCGCGCGAACGGGATCGAGTTCCTGGACACCCCGGGCTCGTACTACGAGGACCCTGCGCTCCGCGCGCGGATCGGTGAGGTGCGGGTGCCGATCGACGAGCTGCAGGCCCGCGGCATCCTGGTCGACCGGGACGAGGACGGCTATCTGCTGCAGATCTTCACCAAGCCCATCGGCGATCGCCCGACGCTGTTCTTCGAGCTGATCGAGCGGCACGGCTCGCTCGGCTTCGGCAAGGGCAACTTCCAGGCGCTGTTCGAGGCGATCGAGCGGGAGCAGGAGCGGCGCGGCAACATCTAGCGCGCGCTACGACGCGAGGAACAGCGCCCATCCGCCGGCGACCAGCAGCAGGCTAACCATGGCGAGGCGCACCTCCCAGTCACCCGGCGCGGACACCTCCTCGGAGATCACCTTGCCCAGGTTGCGCAGCAGGCCGAGGACGGTCAGGCCGGCGAGCAGCTCGAGGATGAACCCGACGCCCGCGAGGCGATGCGTCGTCCCGCCGACGGTGAACACCAGAAACGCGATGACGCTGCCGAGCCAGGCCAGCGCCAACGCTGCCGCGACGGCGCGCCAACCGCCGGACAGCGTGGGGGTGTGGCTCATCGGTCAGCTCCGCTCGGTAGTCGATCCTCGCCCGGACGGTCCATCCTCCGCCACGGGGACGACAGAGCGGTCACCGGACCGACCAGGACGACGCCGTGATGTCGTCGACGCCGACGGTGCCGCGATCGGCGACCCATCGGGTCAGCGTGTCCCGCACGGGGGCTCCGGAGTGGATCACCGGATTCCCGGCGGTGTGGGGGAAGCCGCCCCCGCCGGACGCGCGGTAGTCGGTGAGCGCGAGGACCAGGCGCTCGTGCGGATCCGGCTCCCGGCCGTCGATGCGTAGACCGGAGATCCGTTGCCCGACCGGGGCCATCCGGTGCACCAGATAGCCGACGTCGTGACCGGCGGCGCCGACCGCGTCGAGGTTGAAGTCGGGGAGCGTGTCGTCGCCGTAGTAGCGCGTGTTGTGCTCGAGATACGCGGTCAGCTCGCGCGCCGTCATCACGACCGCCTGCAGGACGTTGTCGAACCGGCTCAGCCGGAACATGTCGCGCACGCTCACCGCTCCGGCGGCCAGCCCGTCGTGCTGGAACGCGATCGCCGAGGCGGACAGGACCGGGAGGCCGGCCCACCGCGAGCCGGTCAGCGCCCGTTCGACGGCCTCCGCCTGCGCGTGGTTGACGAGGTCCACGCACGGCGAGGGGCCTAGCCGGACCGGTCGAGCGGGGATGTCCGTACGGGCGTGGCCGACGACGTCCGTCAAGCGCGCCAGGGTGCGGTCGTGGTCGGCGCGCACGGCCGCGGCGACGCGCGGGTCGGCGGCCATCGACTCGACCGGCAGCGAGGCGACGGCGCTGCGCGTCACCCGGACCGCGCCGTCGACGCGGTCGACGTCGAGGTCGATGCGCCCCAGGCGCAGCCCGAGGCTGCCGGCCTCGACGTACGGCACGCGAGCGCCGTCCGGCCCGGGCTCGTGCCCGTGCACGTCGACGTGCAGGTGGCCCAGCAGCACCGCGTCGATGCCCGGCACCTCCGCGATGAGCCGACGGCCGTCGTTCTCCGGCCAGGGCAGGGCCGAGCCGTACGTCGAGGACGGGCCCAGACCGCTGTGGCAGAGCACCACGACCAGGTCGGCGCCGTCCGCCCGCAGCCGCGGGACGGCGGTGCGCGCGCACTCGACGATGCCCTCGGCCGACGCGCTGCCGGCGAGCTGACGGGCGTTCCAGACGAGGGTCCCCGGCGTGCTCAGCCCGAGCACGCCGACCCGGATGCGGCCGAGCGCCGGCGTGTCGACGTCGATCATCGTGCTGCTGCCGATGCCCGGCAGCCCGGCGAAGTTGGCGGCCAGCACCGGGTGCGCGCAGTCGGCCACGTAGCGGGCGAGGACGGCGGTCCCGAAGTCGAGCTCGTGGTTGCCCAGGCAGGCAGCGTCGACACCGAGCACGTCGAGCGCCGCGGCGACCGGATGTCGACCCAGCGGTGAGCGGGCGGCCAGCGACACCAGCGGCGTGCCCTGGATGGAGTCGCCGACGTCCAGCAGGAGCACGTGCGGCTCGGCGGCCCGGATCTGCCGGACCAGCGTCGAGACCCGCGCCAGGCTCCCGCCGGTGGCCGGGGGAGCGTCGGCCACGTAGTCCCAGTCGAGGATCGCGCCGTGCGAGTCGGTGATTCCCAGGAGCGTGAGCCGGGTGCCGCCCGGGCGCGCAGGACGGCCGACGGTGGGAGCGAGGTCGGGCATCCGGTAATGGTGCCAGGTCGGCGCGGTGGCGCGCGGCGGCGTACGTTGGTGGTTACGACGCCCCCGGGTTACTGATCGGTAACCTCGGAGGCGCCGTCATCGTGCCGCGGCGCCCGCGATATTTTCGACGGAAGCGGCGCACGGCGTCACTGCTGCAATCGCCACCCGGCGTACGCCGGAACGGCTCCACTGCTCACAGGAGGTTCGGCTGACGATGAAGATCGTCGTACTCGCGAAGCAGGTGCCCGACTCGGGCAACCCGCGCACGCTCACCGACAATGACAAGACCGTCGACCGCGAGAACGCGGACCTGGTCCTCAACGAGATGGACGAATACGCCATCGAGGAGGCCCTGAAGATGAAGGAGGCCTTCGACGGCGAGGTGACCGTCCTGTCCGTGGGACCGGCGACCGCTACCGACACCGTCCGCAAGGCGCTGCAGATGGGGGCCGACAAGGGCGTGCTCGTCACCGACGACGCCATCGCCGGATCCTGCGCGGTCGGCACCGCGAAGGTCATCGCCGCTGCGCTCGGCAAGCTCGAGTGGGATCTGGTGCTCTCCGGCGCCGAGGCCACCGACGGCCGCGTGTCGGTCATCCCAGCGATGCTCTCCGAGCTCACCGGCGCCACCCAGCTCACCGGCGCCCGCAGCATCGGCATCGAGGACGACGTGGTCACCATCGAGCGCCAGGTCGACGGCGGCTTCGAGGTCGTCCAGGGCCAGATGCCCGCGATCATCTCGGTGTGGGACACCATCAACGAGCCGCGCTACCCCTCGTTCAAGGGCATCATGGCGGCGAAGAAGAAGCCGATCGACCAGTGGTCGCTGGCCGACGTGGACGTCGACGCGTCCGAGGTCGGGCTGGAGAACGCGACCTCCGAGGTCCTCGAGGCCGCGCCGCGTCCGCCGCGCCAGGCCGGCGAGAAGGTCGTCGACGAGGGCGACGGGGGCACCAAGCTCGTGCAGTACCTCGTGAGCCAGAAGCTCGTCTAGGCAAGGAAAGGAAGAAAACCCCATGGCTGAAGTACTTGTTCTTGTCGAAACCCAGGACGGCGAGCTGAAGAAGGCGACCGGAGAGCTGCTGACCGCGGCGCGCACCATCGGTGAGCCCTCGGCCGTCGTCCTCGGCCCCGCCGGCACCGCCGACGCCATCGCCTCGGCGCTCGCGGAGGCCGGTGCGGAGAAGATCTACGTCGCCGAGGGCGACGACGTCGCCGGCTACTCGGTGGCGCCGAAGGCCGAGGTGCTCGCGCAGCTCGTCTCCGAGAAGTCGCCGGCCGCCGTGCTCATCGCCTCGAGCCAGGACGGCAAGGAGATCGCCGGCCGCCTCGCGCTGAAGACGGGCAACGGCCTGCTCACCGACGCCGTCGACGTCGACGCCGACGGCGTCGCCACCCAGTCGATCTTCGCCGGTGCGATGACCGTGAAGTCGAAGGTCAAGGGCCCGGTCGCGATCATCACGGTGCGTCCGAACTCGATCGCCGCCCAGCCGCAGGCCGGCGCCGGCGCGCGTGAGGACGTGCAGGTGCAGATCTCCGACGCCGCCAAGCGCTCGGCGATCCTGGACCGCGTCGAGGAGTCCACCGGCTCGCGTCCGGAGCTCACCGAGGCCAACATCGTGGTCTCCGGTGGGCGCGGCGTCGCGTCGGCGGAGAACTTCAAGGTCATCGAGGACTTCGCCGACTCGATGAAGGCGGCCGTCGGCGCCTCGCGCGCCGCCGTCGACTCCGGCTTCTACCCGCACCAGTTCCAGGTCGGGCAGACCGGCAAGACGGTTTCGCCGCAGCTGTACGTCGCGTGCGGCATCTCCGGTGCCATCCAGCACCGCGCCGGCATGCAGACCTCGAAGACGATCGTCGCGGTCAACAAGGACCCCGAGGCGCCGATCTTCGAGCTCGCCGACTTCGGTGTCGTGGGCGACCTGTTCAACGTCGTCCCGCAGGCGACCGAGGCGGTCAAGGCGCGCAAGTAGCCCTCGGGCGTACGTCGCTCAGCGGACCTGAAGCGGGGTTCGCCGGCAGCAGCGGGGAAGTTTCCCCGTTCTCGCCGGCGAACCCCGCTTTCGGCGTTGCGGAGGCCGGCCGCTCAGCCCGGCTTGCGGCAGCTGAAGATCACCGTGCCGGGCACCAGGGCGCCGCGCTCGGGGGACCACTGGCCCCAGGTGACGTCGCGGCCCGGCGTCCACTCGGGCTCGATCAGGTCCTCCAGCACGAAACCGGCCGCCACGATGTCGCGCACCCGCTGGCTCATCGTGCGGTGCGTCTCGACGTAGGTCGCCCGGCCGGCGTCGTCGATCTCGACGTAGGCCGCGGGATCGAAGTACGACGAACGGACCGTCAGGTCGGCCGGGTCGGGGGAGTCCGGCAGCACCCAGCGGATGGGGTGGTTGGTCGACCACACAAACCGGCCGCCGGGGCGCAGCACCCGGTGGACCTCCCGCATCACCAGCTCGGGGGCCGCGACGAACGCGATCGCGCCGAACGCCGAGACCGCGAGGTCCATCGACGCCTCGGCGAGCGGGAGCGCGGTCGCGTCGGCCTGCACGAGCGGTACGTCGATCCCCGTTCGGCGGTTCGCGGCGGCGGCGTGCCGCAGCATCGCTCCGGAGAGGTCGAGCCCGACCGGCCGGGCGCCGTGCGCGGCCAGCCAGCGGGCGACCGGCGCGGACCCGCAGCCCACCTCGAGGACCCGGGCGCCGCGCAGCGTCGCCGGGTCGCCCAGTAGCCGGGCCTCACCCTCGCGCAGCCCTTCGGGGCACCACAGGAAGTCCACCTCGCCGAGGTCGGCGACGTGCTCGCCGAGGTAGTTGTCGGCGTCGACGTCCCACCAGTGCCGGGCGGCGCGCCGGGCCTCGTCGGCACCGACCGCACGCTGCTGGACGCCGGCGAGCCGGCCGAGGCCGCTGGGCGGAGTGAGAGTCACGCGCTCAAGCCTAGGCGCGGAGGAGTGGGCGGCGACGGAGCCCAAGGAGGTGCGCCGGTTCGCGCAATTCTGTGAATTGTCGTCTGGAGCGTGCGCTAGTCTCACGTCATCGGTCGAGTCGAATCACTAGGAGTGCCCGTGCGACGAATCTGGGTTTCTGCGGTCGTGTCGCTACTCGCGTTGACCGGATGTTCGTCCCCCGGTGGAGGCGACTCGACAGCATCCCCGTCCAGCAAATCTCAATCCGCGTCGCCGACAGGCGTTGTCCAGTCTGTGGAATTGGACGACGGTGGCGTCTATTGCGGGAGCGACGCTTGTATTGCCTTTAGGGATAAAGCAGCAGAATTGGCGAACTGTCTCGAGGGCGCAAATGGGTACTGTCTGGACGA contains the following coding sequences:
- a CDS encoding electron transfer flavoprotein subunit alpha/FixB family protein; this encodes MAEVLVLVETQDGELKKATGELLTAARTIGEPSAVVLGPAGTADAIASALAEAGAEKIYVAEGDDVAGYSVAPKAEVLAQLVSEKSPAAVLIASSQDGKEIAGRLALKTGNGLLTDAVDVDADGVATQSIFAGAMTVKSKVKGPVAIITVRPNSIAAQPQAGAGAREDVQVQISDAAKRSAILDRVEESTGSRPELTEANIVVSGGRGVASAENFKVIEDFADSMKAAVGASRAAVDSGFYPHQFQVGQTGKTVSPQLYVACGISGAIQHRAGMQTSKTIVAVNKDPEAPIFELADFGVVGDLFNVVPQATEAVKARK
- a CDS encoding electron transfer flavoprotein subunit beta/FixA family protein, translating into MKIVVLAKQVPDSGNPRTLTDNDKTVDRENADLVLNEMDEYAIEEALKMKEAFDGEVTVLSVGPATATDTVRKALQMGADKGVLVTDDAIAGSCAVGTAKVIAAALGKLEWDLVLSGAEATDGRVSVIPAMLSELTGATQLTGARSIGIEDDVVTIERQVDGGFEVVQGQMPAIISVWDTINEPRYPSFKGIMAAKKKPIDQWSLADVDVDASEVGLENATSEVLEAAPRPPRQAGEKVVDEGDGGTKLVQYLVSQKLV
- a CDS encoding bifunctional metallophosphatase/5'-nucleotidase produces the protein MPDLAPTVGRPARPGGTRLTLLGITDSHGAILDWDYVADAPPATGGSLARVSTLVRQIRAAEPHVLLLDVGDSIQGTPLVSLAARSPLGRHPVAAALDVLGVDAACLGNHELDFGTAVLARYVADCAHPVLAANFAGLPGIGSSTMIDVDTPALGRIRVGVLGLSTPGTLVWNARQLAGSASAEGIVECARTAVPRLRADGADLVVVLCHSGLGPSSTYGSALPWPENDGRRLIAEVPGIDAVLLGHLHVDVHGHEPGPDGARVPYVEAGSLGLRLGRIDLDVDRVDGAVRVTRSAVASLPVESMAADPRVAAAVRADHDRTLARLTDVVGHARTDIPARPVRLGPSPCVDLVNHAQAEAVERALTGSRWAGLPVLSASAIAFQHDGLAAGAVSVRDMFRLSRFDNVLQAVVMTARELTAYLEHNTRYYGDDTLPDFNLDAVGAAGHDVGYLVHRMAPVGQRISGLRIDGREPDPHERLVLALTDYRASGGGGFPHTAGNPVIHSGAPVRDTLTRWVADRGTVGVDDITASSWSVR
- a CDS encoding class I SAM-dependent methyltransferase, with protein sequence MTLTPPSGLGRLAGVQQRAVGADEARRAARHWWDVDADNYLGEHVADLGEVDFLWCPEGLREGEARLLGDPATLRGARVLEVGCGSAPVARWLAAHGARPVGLDLSGAMLRHAAAANRRTGIDVPLVQADATALPLAEASMDLAVSAFGAIAFVAAPELVMREVHRVLRPGGRFVWSTNHPIRWVLPDSPDPADLTVRSSYFDPAAYVEIDDAGRATYVETHRTMSQRVRDIVAAGFVLEDLIEPEWTPGRDVTWGQWSPERGALVPGTVIFSCRKPG
- the hppD gene encoding 4-hydroxyphenylpyruvate dioxygenase is translated as MTLHDTLTDQEKLAGLGLDELKQLVGLVEYDEDADPFPVTGWDSVGWICGNATQAALYYQLAFGMELVAYRGPEQGYRDHHSYVLRSGAVRFVLHGAVDPHSELIAHHARHGDGVVDIALEVPDVDRCIAHATRAGARIVAAPQDATDEHGTVRTATIATYGDTRHTLVDRSRYGGPYLPGYVARTSTVRRAEGAPKRLFQALDHVVGNVELGRMDSWVHFYNSIMGFTNMAEFIGDDIATEYSALMSKVVANGNHRVKFPLNEPAPGKRKSQIDEYLEFYQGAGTQHLALATNDILATVDALRANGIEFLDTPGSYYEDPALRARIGEVRVPIDELQARGILVDRDEDGYLLQIFTKPIGDRPTLFFELIERHGSLGFGKGNFQALFEAIEREQERRGNI